The following proteins come from a genomic window of Halomarina ordinaria:
- a CDS encoding cobalt-precorrin-7 (C(5))-methyltransferase: protein MSDAYDLDAGPDPAAVAAAEPEPESVTADPVYAVGIGPGNPEYLTPRGERAIREADVVVGFETVVDFVRGTTDADLLTCGYRDEGETLATFAARVADGERGTAALMGDPNHSGYQFVGKVQAAVDPPVRVIPGISSLQVAASRARTPMEGTDFVTLHRSGDIGDDRRRLRAAVGERHLLVLPRPFDWMPEDVAADLLAAGASPSLDALVMERLTHDDETVTRTTLGDLAALETESDDGTSPFSDLSVLAVRSGRTTSPKRI from the coding sequence GTGAGCGACGCGTACGACCTGGACGCCGGTCCCGACCCGGCGGCTGTCGCCGCGGCGGAACCGGAACCCGAGTCGGTCACAGCGGACCCGGTGTACGCCGTCGGCATCGGCCCCGGGAACCCCGAGTACCTGACGCCCAGAGGCGAGCGCGCGATACGCGAGGCCGACGTCGTCGTGGGGTTCGAGACGGTCGTCGACTTCGTTCGCGGGACGACGGACGCCGACCTGCTCACCTGCGGCTACCGCGACGAGGGCGAGACGCTCGCGACGTTCGCCGCCCGCGTCGCCGACGGGGAGCGCGGGACGGCCGCCCTCATGGGCGACCCGAACCACTCGGGCTACCAGTTCGTCGGGAAGGTCCAGGCCGCCGTCGACCCGCCGGTCCGGGTGATACCGGGCATCTCCTCGCTCCAGGTGGCCGCGAGCAGGGCGCGGACGCCGATGGAGGGGACCGACTTCGTGACGCTCCACAGGAGCGGCGACATCGGGGACGACCGCCGTCGACTCCGCGCCGCCGTCGGCGAACGCCACCTCCTCGTGCTCCCGCGCCCCTTCGACTGGATGCCGGAGGACGTCGCCGCCGACCTGCTCGCCGCCGGCGCGTCGCCGTCGCTGGACGCGCTCGTCATGGAGCGGTTGACCCACGACGACGAGACGGTGACGCGGACGACCCTCGGCGACCTCGCGGCGCTCGAGACGGAGTCGGACGACGGGACGTCGCCGTTCTCCGACCTCTCCGTGCTCGCCGTTCGGTCCGGCCGAACCACCTCACCGAAACGTATTTGA
- a CDS encoding CbiX/SirB N-terminal domain-containing protein: MTSETILLVGRDTRNAREVLEEHADRLDRRAVADDVGVATYGSEPVRELRGTFARLSAETVYAVPMCAAHTHDTTGAIPAALSYVPGDVRYCEPVGGSPAVTEVIAERAGERLPAAEDVSLVLVGFGSSSKPYHRQTTDYHAARLREQSGYGEVLTCYLLQNPAVECVRYNATGARSVAVPLFLSRTEATERRIPERLELARGGVAYADPFGTHPRITDAVHAEVEKQRALAADGSAPAASFEARLTRTRRPVATDGDGGRR; the protein is encoded by the coding sequence ATGACATCAGAAACGATCCTGCTCGTCGGCCGCGACACGCGAAACGCTCGAGAAGTGCTCGAAGAACACGCCGACCGCCTCGACCGGCGCGCCGTCGCCGACGACGTCGGGGTGGCGACGTACGGGAGCGAACCGGTCCGCGAACTCCGGGGGACGTTCGCGCGCCTGTCGGCCGAGACGGTGTACGCGGTCCCGATGTGCGCCGCCCACACGCACGACACGACGGGCGCGATACCCGCCGCGCTCTCGTACGTCCCCGGGGACGTCCGCTACTGCGAACCGGTCGGAGGGAGCCCCGCCGTCACGGAGGTGATCGCGGAGCGAGCGGGGGAGCGTCTCCCGGCGGCCGAGGACGTGTCGCTCGTCCTCGTCGGCTTCGGGAGCAGTTCGAAACCGTACCACCGACAGACGACGGACTACCACGCGGCCCGGCTCCGCGAGCAGTCGGGGTACGGCGAGGTGCTGACCTGTTATCTCCTCCAGAACCCCGCGGTCGAGTGCGTCCGGTACAACGCGACGGGAGCGCGGTCGGTGGCGGTGCCGCTGTTCCTCTCGCGGACCGAAGCGACCGAACGCCGGATTCCCGAGAGGCTCGAACTCGCGCGCGGCGGCGTGGCGTACGCCGACCCGTTCGGGACCCACCCGCGGATAACGGACGCCGTCCACGCCGAGGTCGAGAAACAGCGCGCGCTCGCGGCCGACGGCAGCGCCCCCGCGGCCTCGTTCGAGGCGCGGCTGACCCGGACGCGACGCCCGGTCGCGACCGACGGGGACGGGGGACGACGGTGA
- a CDS encoding precorrin-8X methylmutase translates to MTTDDGRADGADAFEAYADLGATTEDAMAIAETSMDRVRELVPDETLADRVRQKSVHATGDPEFQHLVRFTGETEDEPVVAGARAVLDGRPIVTDITMVKAGVTGRGHDCPVRKAIGNGADLAERTGMTRTAASVLELDRRDVYEGGVAVVGNAPTAALALADCIAAGTRPAVVVATPVGFVRAAESRRRLRDVAGAHGVPAITNVGRRGGSGLAAGLTNELVHVASDARDGEVDLP, encoded by the coding sequence GTGACGACCGACGACGGGCGGGCGGACGGCGCGGACGCCTTCGAGGCGTACGCCGACCTCGGCGCGACCACCGAGGACGCGATGGCCATCGCCGAGACGAGCATGGACCGGGTGCGCGAACTCGTCCCGGACGAGACGCTGGCCGACCGCGTCCGCCAGAAGAGCGTCCACGCGACGGGCGACCCCGAGTTCCAGCACCTCGTGCGGTTCACCGGCGAGACCGAGGACGAACCGGTCGTCGCCGGGGCGCGGGCGGTCCTCGACGGGCGCCCCATCGTCACCGACATCACGATGGTGAAGGCGGGCGTCACCGGCCGCGGGCACGACTGTCCCGTCCGGAAGGCCATCGGGAACGGCGCCGACCTCGCCGAACGGACGGGGATGACGCGGACGGCCGCCTCCGTGCTCGAACTCGACCGGCGGGACGTCTACGAGGGGGGCGTCGCCGTGGTCGGGAACGCGCCGACGGCGGCGCTCGCCCTCGCGGACTGCATCGCCGCGGGGACGCGGCCGGCCGTCGTGGTCGCCACCCCGGTCGGGTTCGTCAGGGCCGCCGAGAGCCGTCGGCGACTCCGGGACGTCGCGGGGGCGCACGGGGTCCCCGCGATAACGAACGTCGGCCGTCGCGGCGGGAGCGGCCTCGCCGCCGGCCTGACGAACGAACTCGTCCACGTGGCGAGCGACGCCCGGGACGGGGAGGTCGACCTCCCGTGA